A genomic region of Brienomyrus brachyistius isolate T26 chromosome 6, BBRACH_0.4, whole genome shotgun sequence contains the following coding sequences:
- the sall4 gene encoding sal-like protein 4 isoform X2, whose protein sequence is MEEDRVEAKRSKMEETKICDGCCAEFFDLTEFLEHQRTCTKSQEVVIMKDFSQGSPQSFPGDRSASQSGSESQKGNDGSSDRMEEEAKSNDEPTKPIHVEVPAGNSNVTLESMPGTKVAVTQHLSSCKSPTSQTNLHAIPMILEQLVNLQQQQLQQIQLTEQIRIQVAMMAPQSLQSSIGAAVDPLKALGAHLSQQLSAAAALIGKRTGSQSLSLETLKQGKLPHSNGVPMSLSASVGVSKLDMSKGIPALFPQSPGAMAFQNPFTAISAGIDPTKKVKGKLPAMTEQKAGSGEQLFKHKCTFCGKTFGNDSALQIHLRSHTGERPYKCNICGNRFTTKGNLKVHFQRHKEKYPHIRMNPHPVPEHLDNIPTSSGIPYGMSMPIEESNFVDGKPVMGMPAAGFHPSVLQGLKASFETSLGGEMYSQRPSSSGSDGTSISSSMFNQEMGLDQNHGSPEGPGSLPQMNGNGLVADASSGTAKLQQMVDCLEKRTSDPNECMICHRVLSCQSSLKMHYRTHTGERPYKCKICGRAFSTKGNLKAHYGVHRANTPLKMQHSCPICQKKFTNAVVLQQHIRMHMGGQIPNTPLPEGTFEATEMESSPSNEKTLDVNSFNDESLDEPDVGLDSQEKPSEFSEPLNGASGMKEDHASHPQPMLSGIAALESHMKSLTSALNLQQQQQTGASENDVTPKDAPPVSGEMSGEYQNGRSPAASDSMSFQSSSPVDSQQGSNQSKSPDSAIAEEGGRGASKPEVEYGSQDPESGGALDLTSGSFVPKPVKEIPGLSMTMGEYGSSHVPYMRVPPSLVKLEMQIPPETPMGQHNLFGTQMPLGVGSQSGSASAPRRSSKQHLCNACGKNFSSASALQIHERTHTGEKPFACTICGRAFTTKGNLKVHVGTHMWNNSARRGQRMSLDNPMALMAMGTEPKMVPEMMPPPKDLPPPPMNFDPSMWNQYAAAFSNGLTMKTNEISVIQNGGIPLPGSLASGPLAGSTGGLMKIDSSQAGLPGTIAEMEKNGAEGVPKSQFSHFMEESKIAVN, encoded by the exons ATGGAGGAGGATAGGGTGGAGGCGAAAAGAAGCAAGATGGAGGAAACAAAGATATGTGACGGATGTTGCGCCGAGTTCTTTGACTTGACAGAATTCCTCGAGCATCAGAGAACTTGCACTAAAAGTCAGGAGGTCGTTATCATGAAAGACTTCTCGCAGGGCTCCCCACAGAGCTTCCCCGGCGACCGCAGCGCGAGCCAGTCTGGCAGCGAGTCGCAGAAGGGGAACGACGGCTCCTCTGATAGGATGGAGGAAGAGGCCAAATCAAACGATGAGCCAACAAAACCGATTCACGTGGAGGTCCCTGCCGGAAACTCTAATGTTACACTGGAATCCATGCCTGGCACCAAAGTGGCCGTCACCCAGCATTTGTCCAGCTGCAAGTCTCCAACCTCCCAGACCAATCTCCATGCCATCCCCATGATTCTGGAGCAGCTGGTGAacttgcagcagcagcagctgcagcagatcCAGCTGACGGAACAAATCCGCATCCAGGTGGCCATGATGGCCCCACAGAGCCTGCAGTCCAGTATCGGTGCTGCCGTTGATCCTTTGAAGGCCCTCGGGGCGCACCTGTCTCAGCAGCTCTCTGCGGCCGCCGCCTTGATTGGGAAAAGGACTGGAAGTCAGAGCCTATCCCTGGAGACTCTGAAACAGGGAAAACTACCTCACTCCAACGGAGTCCCGATGTCGCTATCAGCGAGTGTCGGAGTGTCAAAACTGGACATGTCAAAGGGGATTCCTGCACTCTTTCCTCAGTCTCCAGGTGCAATGGCTTTCCAGAACCCCTTCACTGCCATCTCAGCTGGCATAGACCCTACTAAGAAAGTCAAGGGGAAGCTGCCCGCTATGACCGAGCAGAAGGCTGGGTCAGGGGAGCAACTCTTTAAGCACAAGTGCACGTTTTGTGGGAAGACGTTCGGCAATGACAGCGCCCTCCAGATCCACTTGCGCTCCCACACTGGGGAGAGGCCTTACAAGTGCAACATCTGTGGGAACCGGTTTACCACGAAGGGCAACCTCAAGGTTCACTTCCAGAGGCACAAGGAAAAGTATCCACACATCAGGATGAACCCCCATCCAGTACCTGAACATCTCGACAACATTCCGACCAGCAGCGGCATCCCTTATGGGATGTCCATGCCCATTGAAGAGTCCAACTTTGTAGATGGCAAGCCTGTAATGGGTATGCCTGCTGCAGGATTCCATCCTTCTGTACTGCAGGGCCTTAAGGCATCATTTGAAACTTCCCTGGGGGGTGAGATGTATTCTCAGAGGCCTTCTTCATCTGGCAGTGATGGAACCTCAATCTCATCGAGCATGTTCAACCAAGAAATGGGACTGGACCAGAACCATGGGTCTCCAGAAGGTCCTGGAAGTTTGCCCCAGATGAATGGCAATGGTCTGGTTGCAGATGCAAGCTCGGGGACGGCCAAGCTTCAgcaaatggtagactgtttggAGAAGAGGACCAGTGACCCCAATGAGTGCATGATCTGTCACCGGGTGCTGAGTTGCCAGAGCTCCTTGAAGATGCACTATCGCAcccacacaggggagaggcctTACAAATGCAAGATCTGTGGCCGGGCATTCTCAACAAAGGGCAACCTCAAAGCCCATTATGGTGTCCACAGGGCCAACACACCATTGAAGATGCAACATTCCTGCCCCATTTGCCAGAAGAAATTTACCAATGCTGTAGTTCTGCAGCAACACATCCGCATGCACATGGGTGGTCAGATTCCCAACACTCCTCTGCCAGAAGGCACATTCGAGGCTACAGAGATGGAAAGCTCTCCATCTAATGAGAAGACCCTTGACGTGAATAGTTTTAATGATGAGAGTCTTGATGAGCCTGATGTGGGGTTGGACTCTCAGGAAAAGCCCTCGGAGTTCTCTGAGCCCCTAAACGGGGCTTCAGGTATGAAAGAAGACCATGCATCTCACCCTCAGCCTATGTTGTCTGGCATTGCTGCTCTGGAAAGCCACATGAAGAGCTTAACCTCAGCCCTCaacctgcagcagcagcagcaaaccGGTGCATCCGAGAATGACGTCACACCTAAAGACGCCCCACCTGTGTCGGGGGAGATGAGCGGAGAATATCAGAATGGCCGGAGTCCTGCAGCCTCAGACTCTATGTCTTTCCAATCTTCATCTCCTGTCGATAGCCAGCAGGGCAGCAACCAGTCAAAGTCTCCTGATTCTGCAATCGCTGAAGAAGGTGGTAGAGGTGCTTCTAAGCCAGAGGTAGAATATGGGTCTCAGGATCCTGAATCTGGAGGTGCTCTTGACCTGACTTCTGGCAGTTTTGTTCCAAAGCCAGTCAAAGAGATACCAGGCCTTTCCATGACCATGGGAGAATACG GCTCTAGCCATGTCCCTTACATGCGGGTTCCCCCAAGTCTGGTCAAGTTGGAAATGCAGATCCCTCCCGAGACCCCAATGGGACAACACAACCTTTTTGGTACCCAGATGCCCTTGGGTGTAGGCTCGCAGTCCGGCAGCGCTAGTGCACCACGTCGCTCCAGCAAGCAGCACCTGTGCAATGCTTGCGGAAAGAACTTCTCCTCTGCCAGTGCTCTACAGATCCATGAGCGTACACATACTGGGGAGAAGCCCTTCGCTTGTACAATCTGTGGCCGAGCCTTTACCACAAAGGGCAACCTGAAG GTGCATGTTGGAACTCACATGTGGAATAACTCTGCAAGGCGGGGGCAGAGGATGTCTCTGGATAACCCCATGGCCTTGATGGCCATGGGTACAGAGCCGAAGATGGTTCCTGAGATGATGCCACCCCCAAAGGACCTGCCGCCTCCTCCCATGAACTTTGACCCCTCCATGTGGAACCAGTATGCCGCGGCATTTTCAAATGGTCTGACCATGAAGACCAATGAGATTTCAGTCATCCAGAACGGAGGCATTCCCCTCCCAGGTAGTCTTGCCAGTGGTCCACTAGCAGGCTCCACTGGGGGTCTGATGAAGATTGATAGCTCCCAGGCTGGTCTCCCTGGTACCATAGCTGAGATGGAGAAAAATGGTGCAGAAGGTGTCCCAAAGTCACAGTTTTCACACTTCATGGAAGAGAGCAAAATCGCTgtgaattaa
- the sall4 gene encoding sal-like protein 4 isoform X1 produces MSRRKQAKPQHINSEEPGPAENGSLQESAMEEDRVEAKRSKMEETKICDGCCAEFFDLTEFLEHQRTCTKSQEVVIMKDFSQGSPQSFPGDRSASQSGSESQKGNDGSSDRMEEEAKSNDEPTKPIHVEVPAGNSNVTLESMPGTKVAVTQHLSSCKSPTSQTNLHAIPMILEQLVNLQQQQLQQIQLTEQIRIQVAMMAPQSLQSSIGAAVDPLKALGAHLSQQLSAAAALIGKRTGSQSLSLETLKQGKLPHSNGVPMSLSASVGVSKLDMSKGIPALFPQSPGAMAFQNPFTAISAGIDPTKKVKGKLPAMTEQKAGSGEQLFKHKCTFCGKTFGNDSALQIHLRSHTGERPYKCNICGNRFTTKGNLKVHFQRHKEKYPHIRMNPHPVPEHLDNIPTSSGIPYGMSMPIEESNFVDGKPVMGMPAAGFHPSVLQGLKASFETSLGGEMYSQRPSSSGSDGTSISSSMFNQEMGLDQNHGSPEGPGSLPQMNGNGLVADASSGTAKLQQMVDCLEKRTSDPNECMICHRVLSCQSSLKMHYRTHTGERPYKCKICGRAFSTKGNLKAHYGVHRANTPLKMQHSCPICQKKFTNAVVLQQHIRMHMGGQIPNTPLPEGTFEATEMESSPSNEKTLDVNSFNDESLDEPDVGLDSQEKPSEFSEPLNGASGMKEDHASHPQPMLSGIAALESHMKSLTSALNLQQQQQTGASENDVTPKDAPPVSGEMSGEYQNGRSPAASDSMSFQSSSPVDSQQGSNQSKSPDSAIAEEGGRGASKPEVEYGSQDPESGGALDLTSGSFVPKPVKEIPGLSMTMGEYGSSHVPYMRVPPSLVKLEMQIPPETPMGQHNLFGTQMPLGVGSQSGSASAPRRSSKQHLCNACGKNFSSASALQIHERTHTGEKPFACTICGRAFTTKGNLKVHVGTHMWNNSARRGQRMSLDNPMALMAMGTEPKMVPEMMPPPKDLPPPPMNFDPSMWNQYAAAFSNGLTMKTNEISVIQNGGIPLPGSLASGPLAGSTGGLMKIDSSQAGLPGTIAEMEKNGAEGVPKSQFSHFMEESKIAVN; encoded by the exons ATGTCGAGGCGCAAGCAAGCCAAGCCGCAGCACATCAACTCCGAAGAACCCGGTCCGGCGGAAAACG GGTCTCTTCAGGAGAGTGCAATGGAGGAGGATAGGGTGGAGGCGAAAAGAAGCAAGATGGAGGAAACAAAGATATGTGACGGATGTTGCGCCGAGTTCTTTGACTTGACAGAATTCCTCGAGCATCAGAGAACTTGCACTAAAAGTCAGGAGGTCGTTATCATGAAAGACTTCTCGCAGGGCTCCCCACAGAGCTTCCCCGGCGACCGCAGCGCGAGCCAGTCTGGCAGCGAGTCGCAGAAGGGGAACGACGGCTCCTCTGATAGGATGGAGGAAGAGGCCAAATCAAACGATGAGCCAACAAAACCGATTCACGTGGAGGTCCCTGCCGGAAACTCTAATGTTACACTGGAATCCATGCCTGGCACCAAAGTGGCCGTCACCCAGCATTTGTCCAGCTGCAAGTCTCCAACCTCCCAGACCAATCTCCATGCCATCCCCATGATTCTGGAGCAGCTGGTGAacttgcagcagcagcagctgcagcagatcCAGCTGACGGAACAAATCCGCATCCAGGTGGCCATGATGGCCCCACAGAGCCTGCAGTCCAGTATCGGTGCTGCCGTTGATCCTTTGAAGGCCCTCGGGGCGCACCTGTCTCAGCAGCTCTCTGCGGCCGCCGCCTTGATTGGGAAAAGGACTGGAAGTCAGAGCCTATCCCTGGAGACTCTGAAACAGGGAAAACTACCTCACTCCAACGGAGTCCCGATGTCGCTATCAGCGAGTGTCGGAGTGTCAAAACTGGACATGTCAAAGGGGATTCCTGCACTCTTTCCTCAGTCTCCAGGTGCAATGGCTTTCCAGAACCCCTTCACTGCCATCTCAGCTGGCATAGACCCTACTAAGAAAGTCAAGGGGAAGCTGCCCGCTATGACCGAGCAGAAGGCTGGGTCAGGGGAGCAACTCTTTAAGCACAAGTGCACGTTTTGTGGGAAGACGTTCGGCAATGACAGCGCCCTCCAGATCCACTTGCGCTCCCACACTGGGGAGAGGCCTTACAAGTGCAACATCTGTGGGAACCGGTTTACCACGAAGGGCAACCTCAAGGTTCACTTCCAGAGGCACAAGGAAAAGTATCCACACATCAGGATGAACCCCCATCCAGTACCTGAACATCTCGACAACATTCCGACCAGCAGCGGCATCCCTTATGGGATGTCCATGCCCATTGAAGAGTCCAACTTTGTAGATGGCAAGCCTGTAATGGGTATGCCTGCTGCAGGATTCCATCCTTCTGTACTGCAGGGCCTTAAGGCATCATTTGAAACTTCCCTGGGGGGTGAGATGTATTCTCAGAGGCCTTCTTCATCTGGCAGTGATGGAACCTCAATCTCATCGAGCATGTTCAACCAAGAAATGGGACTGGACCAGAACCATGGGTCTCCAGAAGGTCCTGGAAGTTTGCCCCAGATGAATGGCAATGGTCTGGTTGCAGATGCAAGCTCGGGGACGGCCAAGCTTCAgcaaatggtagactgtttggAGAAGAGGACCAGTGACCCCAATGAGTGCATGATCTGTCACCGGGTGCTGAGTTGCCAGAGCTCCTTGAAGATGCACTATCGCAcccacacaggggagaggcctTACAAATGCAAGATCTGTGGCCGGGCATTCTCAACAAAGGGCAACCTCAAAGCCCATTATGGTGTCCACAGGGCCAACACACCATTGAAGATGCAACATTCCTGCCCCATTTGCCAGAAGAAATTTACCAATGCTGTAGTTCTGCAGCAACACATCCGCATGCACATGGGTGGTCAGATTCCCAACACTCCTCTGCCAGAAGGCACATTCGAGGCTACAGAGATGGAAAGCTCTCCATCTAATGAGAAGACCCTTGACGTGAATAGTTTTAATGATGAGAGTCTTGATGAGCCTGATGTGGGGTTGGACTCTCAGGAAAAGCCCTCGGAGTTCTCTGAGCCCCTAAACGGGGCTTCAGGTATGAAAGAAGACCATGCATCTCACCCTCAGCCTATGTTGTCTGGCATTGCTGCTCTGGAAAGCCACATGAAGAGCTTAACCTCAGCCCTCaacctgcagcagcagcagcaaaccGGTGCATCCGAGAATGACGTCACACCTAAAGACGCCCCACCTGTGTCGGGGGAGATGAGCGGAGAATATCAGAATGGCCGGAGTCCTGCAGCCTCAGACTCTATGTCTTTCCAATCTTCATCTCCTGTCGATAGCCAGCAGGGCAGCAACCAGTCAAAGTCTCCTGATTCTGCAATCGCTGAAGAAGGTGGTAGAGGTGCTTCTAAGCCAGAGGTAGAATATGGGTCTCAGGATCCTGAATCTGGAGGTGCTCTTGACCTGACTTCTGGCAGTTTTGTTCCAAAGCCAGTCAAAGAGATACCAGGCCTTTCCATGACCATGGGAGAATACG GCTCTAGCCATGTCCCTTACATGCGGGTTCCCCCAAGTCTGGTCAAGTTGGAAATGCAGATCCCTCCCGAGACCCCAATGGGACAACACAACCTTTTTGGTACCCAGATGCCCTTGGGTGTAGGCTCGCAGTCCGGCAGCGCTAGTGCACCACGTCGCTCCAGCAAGCAGCACCTGTGCAATGCTTGCGGAAAGAACTTCTCCTCTGCCAGTGCTCTACAGATCCATGAGCGTACACATACTGGGGAGAAGCCCTTCGCTTGTACAATCTGTGGCCGAGCCTTTACCACAAAGGGCAACCTGAAG GTGCATGTTGGAACTCACATGTGGAATAACTCTGCAAGGCGGGGGCAGAGGATGTCTCTGGATAACCCCATGGCCTTGATGGCCATGGGTACAGAGCCGAAGATGGTTCCTGAGATGATGCCACCCCCAAAGGACCTGCCGCCTCCTCCCATGAACTTTGACCCCTCCATGTGGAACCAGTATGCCGCGGCATTTTCAAATGGTCTGACCATGAAGACCAATGAGATTTCAGTCATCCAGAACGGAGGCATTCCCCTCCCAGGTAGTCTTGCCAGTGGTCCACTAGCAGGCTCCACTGGGGGTCTGATGAAGATTGATAGCTCCCAGGCTGGTCTCCCTGGTACCATAGCTGAGATGGAGAAAAATGGTGCAGAAGGTGTCCCAAAGTCACAGTTTTCACACTTCATGGAAGAGAGCAAAATCGCTgtgaattaa